CGCTCAAAACAATAAGCTTCAAAATGATTTGGAATTTATCAATGTAAAAGCTGAAAAACTGAATGCCGAAGTTGATCTTTACAGAGCTTTGGGTGGCGGAATTAATTAAAGCAAAAAGCTAAGAAAATTAATTGGATTGGCTATATATATTCTGAATCTAAATAATTCTGCTATTACAATTATATAAAAATGGCGCCAACTGTCTTTAGTTGGCGCCATTTGGCTGTTTGTGACCTCGACAGGATTCAAACCTGTAACCTTCTGAGCCGTAATCAGATGCGCTATTCAGTTGCGCCACGAGGCCGTTGTTTCCTTATTGTTTAAAGGCTTGCAAATATAGTACTTTTTTAGTTTCTTTGAAAGATGAAAGCAAATTTTTTACTAATAATCGCATTTTTATTTCTAACCAACTGTAAGAGAGACTCAAAAATATTGTCTTCAGATTGGGTAACTGTCTCCTCAAGACTGCAATTTAAGGATGATGGAGCAAAATTAGACCTAAAATCAGGTAATTTTAATTATAGTTTTGAAAAAAATAAAGTTCCTTTCCGTAAAATTATACTTTTAAATGCCAGTTTAATGGGGTTTGTTTCAGAATTGCAAGCAGAAAATTTAGTAATCGGAATTGCAAGCCCGGAATATATTTACTCAGCAAAAATTGATAACTTATTAAAATCAGGAAAAATCCAAAACGTCGGAAACGAACAAAAATATGATGTTGAGAAAATAATTTCGATGAAACCTGATGCGATTTTCACTAATTATATTGCAAGTTTTGATAACACTTATCAGCTTTTGAAAAACAATAATATTCAGGTTGTTTTTTTAGATGAATATATGGAGCAAAGCCCGATGGTGAAAACTTCATATATCAAGCTTTTTGGAAAACTTTTAGGAAAAGAAAAAGAAGCAGAAGAAAGGTTTAACGATATTCAGAAAAATTATGAAGATCTAAAAAAAATAGCTGCAAAATCAACTTCAAAACCGAATGTGTTAGCCAATGAAATGTATGGAGATGTTTGGTATATGCCGGGTGGAAAAACTTTTACAGCCAATTATATTGCTGATGCAAATGCTCACTATATCTTAAAAGATAATACTGAAGAAAAAGCAATTACCATGAGTTTTGAAGAAGTTTTTTCTAAATCGAAGAATATTCAGTATTGGGTAAATGCGGGAAATCATTTGTCGAAGAAAGAGATGCTGAATATCAATCCTTTTTATGGGAAGCTGGAAGTTTTTAACAAAGGAAAAATCTACGGAATTTCAGGTAAGGAAAAACAGAAAGCCAACGATTTTTTTGAAAGTGGAGTCGTACGTTCAGACCTTGTTTTAAAAGATTATATCAAAATATTCCATCCCGAACTTTTACCAGATTATCAACTGACTTACATGAATGAATTGCAGTAAGTTGTTGTAAATATTTAAATTTTATATTTTTAGTTTTTAAAGCGCTGAAATTCAAATCATCAATAAGCAACTAAAAACTATCAACTCCTTAACTCGCAGTATTTTCATATTTTTGTACCAAGTTTTTAGCTTATGTGGAAAAAAATAAAACAATTTATTTTTATTGTTCTGATTTTGAATGTAGTTTTCATTATTTGGGGAAGGTTTTTTAACCCACCCATTACCATTACACAAATCGGAGGTCTTTTTGAGTACGGTAAATTGCACCGTGACTATATTTCTTATGATGAAATGGGAGCCAATGTAAAAAAAGCGGTCATTGCTTCAGAAGATCAGAAATTTTTTAATCACAATGGTTTCGATTATACAGCCATTGAAAAAGCGATGAAAAATAATGAAAAGGGTAAAAAACTGAGAGGTGGAAGCACAATTTCGCAGCAAACAGCTAAAAATATTTTTCTTTGGCAGGGAAGAAGTTGGGTGAGAAAAGGGCTTGAAGCTATGTATACGTTTATTATCGAAAAAGTTTGGACGAAAGACATTATCCTAGAAAGATACCTGAATTCTATTGAAATGGGACAGGGTGTTTTCGGTATTGAAGCTGCCTCACAGTACTATTTTGGCAAGTCTTCTAAAGATCTTAATACTTCAGAAGCTGCCTGGATTGCCGCAGTTTTGCCGAATCCAAAAAAATACGATCCCAAAAATCCATCTCCTTATTTGAAGAAGAAACACAACTGGATTATGAGACAAATGAAGAATGTGAGTTTGAAATAGTATCTTTGCACCAATGAGACTGCTGAGTTCGAGTACAAAAAATTTTGAATCTGTTCTTAAAAAGTATTTTTCTTTTAAGAATGAGACTTCTTCGCTGGAGCCTTTGGCTGAGTTTTTAGAGGCAATAAAAAGGACAGATTTTAAAAATGTTCTTGATTTTTTAAAGTCTAATCCAGCTTCAGCAAATCATTTCAGACATTATATTTATACTGTTTTTGCGGAAAGACCTTTCAATCTTTCTTTAACGGAAGCCAATATTCTTTCAGAAAATGCTTTCTTTCCCGAACTCAAAAAAAGAATATTAAATAAAATTTTACCACCCGTAGAAAATGAAAATACGGTTTGGTATCTTATTGATAACGTTAGTTTCAGACCTAAAAAAGATTTAGAATGTCTTCACAATATTCCTGAAAATGAAATTGATGAGTTTCTGAATATTTTAGGTATTTCAGGTTTTATTGAAAGGCCAAATGTAAAAAGTGAACTGATATTTTCTATGAATATCCTTTCGTGGCGCGTTACCGGGATGGCCCTTGAAGTTGATGTGGTAAGAATGGCTCCCGAATACAGGAATTTCGACAATCCTTTTTTAGCATTACAGAACGAGTTAGAAGCTTTAGCAGAAGACTTTAAAATCAATCCTGAAATTCAGCTTCATTCAAAAGACAGCCGTTATAAGCAGATTAAAATTTATGCAGAGCAATGTCAGGATTTCGTGAATATTGCTTTTAAAAACTCTTCAAAATACGGTATTTCAGGGAAGATTAATCAGTCTCTCCTTAAGATTCGTCAACAGACGCAGAGAATCTCAGAAATTGTCAATTTATTGATTATTGATCAGCCTGAAGATGTTATCATCAAGTCTAAACAGTTGATGTTTAATATTCTGAGCTACAAGTCTCACAAGAATAATATTTCAGATCTTATCAACGATAGTACGCGTTTGATTTCGCATTTAATTACGAATCATACTGCAGAAACCGGAAGTCATTATATCACTTCAAGCCGCAAACAGTACATGAAAATGTTCTACAAAGCAAGCGGTGGCGGAATTATCGTGGGTGCATTATGTATTTTAAAAATGCTGTACGGTTTTATGCCTGGAAGTGACTTTTTCCATGCATTTTTATACTCATTAAATTATGCAATGGGATTTGTGATGATTTATCTGATGGGGTTTACTTTAGCGACAAAACAGCCTGCAATGACCGCTGCTACAATGACTAAAGTTTTATCTGAACAGGAAAGTACAAAAACCAATTATTTCGAATTTGCCGATTTGGTATCAAAATTATTCCGAAGTCAGTTTATTGCTTTTGTGGGAAATGTACTTCTTTCTTTTCCGATTGCGTTGCTGATTATTTACGGATTAGATGTTTTCTTCTCACAAAATTTAGCGGTAGAAAAATCAGACAGATTGTTAAAAGACCTTAATCCTTTTGAATCGAAAGCTATTTTACATGCATGTATTGCTGGTTTTTATCTTTTTATTTCAGGGATTATTTCAGGGAACATTGGGAATAACTCTGTGTTTTACCAAATTCCGGATCGTATTGCTAAAAATCTTCCGATAAAAAGAATGTTTGGAGCTCGTTTTGCAAAAAGCCTTTCAAAATATTATGCTAAAAACTGGGCCGGAATTGTTTCGAATTTCTGGTTCGGTGTTTTTCTTGGAGCAACGGCACCGATTGGTCTGTTTTTCGGTCTAGACCTTGATATTCGTCACATTACTTTTGCTGCTGGAAACTTCGCAATTGGATTGTACGGAAAAGATTTTTCGGTAGAATCATCAGTATTCTGGATTTCATTGATTACCGTTTTTGTAATCGGTTTTTTCAACTTCCTGGTGAGTTTCAGCTTGTCGATGTTTTTGGCATTCCGTTCAAGAAAAATGAATTTTGGTGAAGTAAGAGAAATCTATCGTGCAATTTTTAGATATTTCCTAAGAAATCCGTTGAAATTTTTCCTTCCCCTACAATCTAGTTTTGATTTGAAATCAAATAAGCTGGTACAAAATTCTATACCTACAAAATCTGAACGTCGATAAATTTTTCGTCCCCAAATTTATCCTGAAACTTTTTTAGGTAAAAGCTTTTTCGCATTTTAAAATCGTTTTTCAGCAAAGGTGAATTTATTTTTATAATGATTATATGATGCTCTAAATTAACACTTACAATTTCCTGAAAAAGAGTTTCATCAAGATAATCTTCCAGGAAATCTTTAATCTCAAAGGCAATCAGTTTATCTTCAAAACCATGAATTCTGGCAAAAGACTTTACCAGTTCAGAAGATTGAAATTCTCGTTTTTTATTTCGTTTCATAGGAGATACGGGTTTCGTGATTCGCAGATGCGAGGTTTTTAAAGCGATTAATAATTTCAAGATTTACTTTCATTCCAATATTCTTTAACCCATTTTTTATAATTATTTATTTTTCCTCCAAGCAAATCATATCGTTGCTTTAAAACTTCAAATTGTGTAGAAAACTCAGGATATAAAATGATAATTTTTTCTAAATGATTTATTGTTTCGTCGTTACTAGCATGACTGAATACAAGAAATCTGTAATATTCGTTTTTATAAACAGAGCGACCATAACCTTCAACAATATTCGTAATAACAGAATCGGAAGACCTTCTTAGCTGACTTCCCAATTCATATAACTCGTATTTTGGCAGTAGAAAAGAAGCTTTGTGAACTTGAGGAAATAATTCAAAAGCCATTTTATAAATATCTAAATTTCTATAACTCATCGTATTTGTGCTTAGTTAATTATTAGCATCCCGAAACCCGCATCCCGCATCTCGAAACCCGTATCATATCTCAAATATTATGCTTTCCTCATTAATTTTTTTTACCACACTTTCCGTACGTTCTCTGTGTGTGTCTGTAATGAAAATCTGTCCGAAATTTTCCTGATTGACCAATTTGATTAACTGGGCAACTCGTGTATCATCTAGCTTATCAAAAATATCATCCAATAAAAGAATGGGTGTTTTGTTTGTTAGCTCTTTTATTAAGCTCATCTGAGCCAGTTTTAATGAAATTAAAAACGATTTCTGTTGTCCTTGAGAACCTATTTTTTTTATAAGAACAGAATCCATTTCAAAAAGCAAATCATCTTTGTGAATTCCTTTTGAGGTGTAGGTAAGCATTCTGTCGCGTTCTAAACTTTCTTTTAATAGGTTTTCAAAAGAATCATTCAATAAATGAGATTCATAGATAACAGAAACACTTTCTTTGCCACCCGAAATAATTTGATGAAAATTCTGAACAATAGGATTCAGTTTTGCGACAAACTCTCTTCTTTTTTCAAATATTTTAGTTCCGGATTTTGTAAT
The sequence above is a segment of the Chryseobacterium turcicum genome. Coding sequences within it:
- a CDS encoding site-specific recombinase, with protein sequence MRLLSSSTKNFESVLKKYFSFKNETSSLEPLAEFLEAIKRTDFKNVLDFLKSNPASANHFRHYIYTVFAERPFNLSLTEANILSENAFFPELKKRILNKILPPVENENTVWYLIDNVSFRPKKDLECLHNIPENEIDEFLNILGISGFIERPNVKSELIFSMNILSWRVTGMALEVDVVRMAPEYRNFDNPFLALQNELEALAEDFKINPEIQLHSKDSRYKQIKIYAEQCQDFVNIAFKNSSKYGISGKINQSLLKIRQQTQRISEIVNLLIIDQPEDVIIKSKQLMFNILSYKSHKNNISDLINDSTRLISHLITNHTAETGSHYITSSRKQYMKMFYKASGGGIIVGALCILKMLYGFMPGSDFFHAFLYSLNYAMGFVMIYLMGFTLATKQPAMTAATMTKVLSEQESTKTNYFEFADLVSKLFRSQFIAFVGNVLLSFPIALLIIYGLDVFFSQNLAVEKSDRLLKDLNPFESKAILHACIAGFYLFISGIISGNIGNNSVFYQIPDRIAKNLPIKRMFGARFAKSLSKYYAKNWAGIVSNFWFGVFLGATAPIGLFFGLDLDIRHITFAAGNFAIGLYGKDFSVESSVFWISLITVFVIGFFNFLVSFSLSMFLAFRSRKMNFGEVREIYRAIFRYFLRNPLKFFLPLQSSFDLKSNKLVQNSIPTKSERR
- the mtgA gene encoding monofunctional biosynthetic peptidoglycan transglycosylase: MWKKIKQFIFIVLILNVVFIIWGRFFNPPITITQIGGLFEYGKLHRDYISYDEMGANVKKAVIASEDQKFFNHNGFDYTAIEKAMKNNEKGKKLRGGSTISQQTAKNIFLWQGRSWVRKGLEAMYTFIIEKVWTKDIILERYLNSIEMGQGVFGIEAASQYYFGKSSKDLNTSEAAWIAAVLPNPKKYDPKNPSPYLKKKHNWIMRQMKNVSLK
- a CDS encoding four helix bundle protein; this encodes MSYRNLDIYKMAFELFPQVHKASFLLPKYELYELGSQLRRSSDSVITNIVEGYGRSVYKNEYYRFLVFSHASNDETINHLEKIIILYPEFSTQFEVLKQRYDLLGGKINNYKKWVKEYWNESKS
- a CDS encoding ABC transporter substrate-binding protein; translated protein: MSSDWVTVSSRLQFKDDGAKLDLKSGNFNYSFEKNKVPFRKIILLNASLMGFVSELQAENLVIGIASPEYIYSAKIDNLLKSGKIQNVGNEQKYDVEKIISMKPDAIFTNYIASFDNTYQLLKNNNIQVVFLDEYMEQSPMVKTSYIKLFGKLLGKEKEAEERFNDIQKNYEDLKKIAAKSTSKPNVLANEMYGDVWYMPGGKTFTANYIADANAHYILKDNTEEKAITMSFEEVFSKSKNIQYWVNAGNHLSKKEMLNINPFYGKLEVFNKGKIYGISGKEKQKANDFFESGVVRSDLVLKDYIKIFHPELLPDYQLTYMNELQ